Proteins from a genomic interval of Lolium perenne isolate Kyuss_39 chromosome 1, Kyuss_2.0, whole genome shotgun sequence:
- the LOC139832402 gene encoding uncharacterized protein, giving the protein MFLHVVSHNQRFRVIRNTFRRSTETISRYFQQVLYAIAELRGEMIKPASMNTPPKIKNNYRWFPYFRDCIGAIDAFCGRKHYTSQNVLAVVDFDIRITYVLAGWECSAHNASIRADSLSRPYGLQIHEGWGEDEFFEEVVTFDEVETGHGLDAGDNDAWKVKRQEWEDAMWEARGNTTI; this is encoded by the exons ATGTTTCTTCATGTCGTCAGTCATAACCAGAGGTTCAGAGTCATCCGTAACACATTCAGGCGATCCACGGAGACTATCTCTCGGTATTTCCAGCAGGTGTTGTACGCAATTGCGGAGCTCAGAGGTGAAATGATCAAGCCAGCATCAATGAACACACCGCCCAAGATCAAGAACAACTACAGGTGGTTCCCCTATTTTAGG GATTGCATTGGGGCTATTGATG CATTCTGCGGGAGGAAGCACTACACCAGCCAGAATGTGCTAGCAGTTGTGGATTTCGATATAAGGATCACCTACGTGCTTGCTGGGTGGGAGTGTTCAGCTCATAATGCGAGCATCAGAGCCGACAGCTTGTCAAGGCCTTATGGGTTGCAAATCCATGAGG GTTGGGGTGAGGATGAGTTCTTCGAAGAGGTTGTCACTTTTGATGAAGTAGAGACCGGCCATGGCCTGGACGCAGGCGACAATGATGCCTGGAAGGTGAAGAGGCAAGAGTGGGAAGACGCAATGTGGGAAGCCAGAGGCAACACCACCATctga